One window of the Paenibacillus beijingensis genome contains the following:
- a CDS encoding ATP-binding cassette domain-containing protein: MSESNQEYIVISGARENNLKNVSLRIPKRKITIFTGVSGSGKSSIVFDTIAAESTRLLNENFSMFVRNFLPRVPQPDTDAIENLSMAVIVDQKRLGGGSHSTMGTITDISPILRLLFSRVGQPYVGQAHMFSFNDPQGMCPECNGIGRRLGVDMSKALDMSKSLNEGAIMLPDYSVSGWEWNMIVQSGDFDLDKKLNDYSDEELEQLLYAKARKVQMDFAGKATNITVEGVIEKFTNKYIKQDVKTKSERTQKAVAPFITEGSCSSCRGARLSQAALSCRINGLNIAEMSSMEVGQLIRVVREIDDAIATPVVKSLTDRLQHLVDIGLDYLTLDRETDTLSGGESQRVKMVKHLSGSLVDVTYIFDEPSVGLHPRDVHRLNELLQKLRDKGNTVIVVEHDPDVIKVADHIVDVGPHAGSRGGTIVYEGSFQGLLEADTLTGTHMKRPLQLKHECRQPSGKLSIKEAKLHNLRNVSVDIPTGVLTVVTGVAGSGKSTLINEVFLSQHPDAIVIDQSAIGVSTRSNPATYTGIMDDVRKAFASANKVNQGLFSFNSKGACENCQGLGVVYTDLAFLDSVKLPCDVCGGRRFKEEVLDYKLNGKSIAEVLEMTVEQALDFFQLKEVVRKLQAMCDVGLNYITLGQPLSTLSGGECQRIKLASELHKKGSIYVMDEPTTGLHMSDIGQLLGIMNRLVDAGNTVIVIEHNLDVISQADWIIDMGPDGGSKGGQVVFEGTPPQIIHAEQSITGRYLM, from the coding sequence ATGAGCGAATCTAATCAGGAGTATATCGTAATCTCGGGTGCGCGGGAAAACAATCTCAAAAACGTATCCTTGCGCATTCCCAAGCGGAAGATTACGATTTTCACCGGGGTATCCGGATCCGGCAAGTCATCGATCGTCTTCGATACGATCGCCGCAGAATCCACGCGATTGCTGAATGAGAACTTCAGCATGTTCGTGCGCAATTTCCTGCCCCGCGTTCCTCAGCCGGATACGGACGCGATCGAGAACCTGAGCATGGCTGTTATTGTCGATCAGAAGCGGCTTGGCGGCGGTTCCCATTCCACGATGGGCACGATTACCGATATTTCTCCTATTCTCCGTCTTCTCTTCTCCCGAGTGGGCCAGCCCTATGTTGGACAAGCGCATATGTTCTCTTTTAACGATCCGCAAGGCATGTGTCCCGAGTGCAATGGGATCGGTCGCAGGCTGGGCGTCGACATGAGCAAGGCACTGGACATGTCGAAGTCGTTGAATGAAGGGGCCATTATGCTGCCGGACTATTCGGTGAGCGGCTGGGAATGGAACATGATCGTGCAGTCGGGGGACTTCGATCTCGACAAGAAGCTGAACGATTATTCCGATGAAGAACTGGAACAACTACTGTACGCCAAAGCAAGGAAAGTCCAGATGGATTTTGCCGGCAAGGCAACAAATATTACAGTGGAAGGCGTCATAGAGAAATTCACCAACAAATACATCAAGCAGGATGTGAAGACAAAGTCCGAGCGCACGCAAAAAGCGGTTGCACCCTTCATCACCGAAGGTTCATGCTCCAGCTGCCGCGGCGCGAGACTCAGTCAGGCAGCGCTCAGCTGCAGAATCAATGGACTTAACATTGCAGAGATGTCCTCCATGGAGGTCGGTCAGCTCATTCGCGTCGTTCGGGAGATTGACGACGCGATCGCCACGCCGGTCGTTAAGTCGCTGACGGACCGGCTGCAGCACCTGGTGGACATCGGACTTGACTACTTGACGCTGGACCGCGAGACGGATACTTTGTCCGGCGGCGAGTCGCAGCGCGTCAAGATGGTGAAGCATCTGAGCGGCAGTCTGGTGGATGTTACTTACATTTTCGATGAGCCCAGCGTTGGCCTGCACCCCCGTGATGTGCACCGGTTGAATGAATTGCTTCAGAAGCTGCGCGACAAGGGCAATACCGTGATTGTCGTCGAACATGATCCCGATGTGATCAAAGTGGCGGATCATATCGTCGACGTCGGACCTCATGCCGGCAGCCGCGGCGGTACCATCGTCTATGAAGGCAGCTTCCAAGGACTGCTGGAGGCAGACACGCTGACGGGCACCCATATGAAGAGGCCGCTCCAGCTGAAGCACGAATGCAGGCAGCCATCCGGCAAGCTGTCCATCAAGGAAGCCAAACTGCACAACCTGCGGAACGTGAGTGTAGATATTCCAACCGGAGTGCTGACAGTCGTTACAGGTGTCGCCGGCTCGGGCAAGAGTACGCTGATTAACGAAGTATTCCTTAGCCAGCATCCGGATGCGATCGTCATCGACCAATCGGCGATAGGCGTGTCAACACGCTCGAATCCCGCGACCTATACGGGCATTATGGATGATGTGCGCAAGGCGTTTGCTTCCGCGAATAAGGTGAACCAAGGTTTGTTCAGCTTCAACTCCAAGGGGGCTTGCGAGAACTGCCAAGGGCTGGGTGTTGTGTATACAGACCTTGCATTCCTCGACAGCGTGAAGCTGCCATGCGATGTATGCGGAGGTAGACGGTTCAAGGAAGAGGTGCTTGATTACAAGCTGAACGGCAAGTCAATTGCAGAGGTGCTGGAGATGACGGTGGAGCAGGCACTGGATTTTTTTCAGCTAAAAGAGGTTGTGCGCAAGCTCCAGGCGATGTGTGATGTGGGACTGAACTATATTACGCTTGGCCAGCCGCTCAGCACGCTCTCGGGAGGGGAATGCCAGCGCATCAAGCTGGCAAGCGAGCTACATAAAAAGGGCAGCATCTACGTGATGGACGAGCCGACGACCGGCCTGCATATGTCGGATATCGGTCAACTTTTGGGAATCATGAACCGCCTCGTCGATGCCGGCAATACGGTGATCGTCATCGAGCACAACCTCGATGTGATCAGCCAAGCGGATTGGATCATCGATATGGGACCGGACGGAGGCAGCAAGGGCGGCCAGGTGGTGTTCGAGGGCACACCTCCGCAGATCATCCATGCGGAGCAGTCGATCACGGGAAGATACTTGATGTAA
- a CDS encoding ArsR/SmtB family transcription factor — MSENNQLRDAFHAIADPTRRRLIRLLAEAEEIPLHELTTQFQMGRTAVSKHLTILKEAGLVLDRKVGRETRFRLNASPLREIQDWLSFYSKFWSTNMLRLNQLLEEKEE, encoded by the coding sequence GTGAGCGAGAACAACCAGTTGCGGGATGCGTTTCACGCGATTGCAGATCCAACTAGGCGCCGACTGATTCGTCTGTTAGCAGAGGCAGAGGAGATACCGCTTCATGAGTTAACGACACAGTTTCAAATGGGCCGTACAGCGGTATCCAAGCACTTGACAATCCTTAAAGAGGCCGGACTGGTACTTGATCGAAAAGTCGGCAGAGAAACGCGATTTAGGCTAAACGCCTCTCCACTGAGAGAAATTCAAGATTGGTTGTCTTTCTATAGCAAGTTCTGGAGCACGAATATGTTGCGCTTGAATCAACTATTAGAGGAGAAAGAAGAATGA
- a CDS encoding zinc-dependent alcohol dehydrogenase family protein, which produces MRAAVFKAKHQMEVLSWKTKDLEPHEVRIRVKSCGICGTDQHIYHGHPGSALVNPPIVLGHELAGEVIELGSRVTNLKRGDRVSIDPNIYCGGCDFCRNGRPHLCENLQAVGVTRDGGMAEYCIVPAVNAYLIPDEMSFLEGAMVEPLGCVLHGLKKIDIRPVHTVLILGGGFIGQLFLQLVNKQAAAKIIVSEPAIEKQRRLLELGAHEVVQPMNPETVRHLMNIADVVIECVGRKESMELAIQAARKGGQILLFGVSSPDILIHVSPFTIFSKELSIKGTFINPYTHEEAISFIRQNIVRIEPLISHYFTLDDIPEVMGKYPQMNVTKGVVTHSP; this is translated from the coding sequence ATGCGGGCAGCGGTATTCAAAGCAAAGCATCAAATGGAAGTGTTAAGTTGGAAAACGAAAGATCTCGAACCTCACGAGGTGCGGATTCGGGTCAAAAGTTGCGGCATTTGTGGTACGGATCAGCATATTTATCATGGTCACCCCGGTTCTGCGTTGGTAAACCCGCCGATCGTGCTCGGCCATGAGCTTGCTGGCGAAGTGATTGAATTGGGTTCTAGGGTTACGAACTTGAAGCGAGGAGACAGAGTATCCATTGATCCGAATATTTATTGCGGAGGATGCGATTTTTGTCGGAACGGACGACCCCACTTATGCGAAAATCTTCAAGCGGTTGGTGTAACGCGGGACGGAGGCATGGCGGAATATTGTATTGTTCCTGCGGTAAACGCTTACCTTATTCCAGACGAGATGAGCTTTTTAGAAGGAGCGATGGTCGAACCGCTTGGATGCGTCTTGCACGGTTTAAAAAAGATTGATATACGACCCGTTCATACGGTACTCATTCTCGGTGGCGGATTCATCGGTCAATTGTTCCTACAGCTTGTAAATAAACAAGCGGCTGCGAAAATCATCGTCAGCGAACCGGCGATAGAGAAGCAAAGACGACTTCTTGAATTGGGTGCGCACGAGGTGGTGCAACCAATGAATCCAGAAACGGTTCGACATCTGATGAATATTGCAGATGTCGTAATCGAATGTGTGGGACGCAAAGAATCGATGGAGCTTGCAATCCAAGCAGCTCGAAAAGGAGGTCAAATCCTTTTGTTCGGCGTATCCTCGCCAGACATTCTGATTCATGTTTCGCCGTTTACCATTTTTTCAAAAGAACTAAGCATAAAGGGAACCTTTATTAATCCTTACACTCATGAGGAAGCAATTTCTTTCATTCGGCAAAACATAGTACGGATTGAGCCATTAATCAGCCATTATTTCACACTAGATGATATTCCGGAAGTGATGGGGAAATATCCGCAAATGAATGTAACGAAAGGTGTAGTCACTCATTCTCCATAA
- a CDS encoding LacI family DNA-binding transcriptional regulator, whose amino-acid sequence MGTTIKDIAKLAGVSFSTVSRVINNSKPVNEELRKRVLDVIEQTNFRPNAFARGLVKNKSNTLCIILSQIRNTVFDEMIDGVYTIAKMYGYEIMLRITEINEDDDFNFMNIFKEKQADGIIIGFLYNPAHLDMIEDCGIPCVLIGQELVSESIPSVHVDNFTASYEAVSYLIQKGHRKIGMIRGLPQETETGVKRFQGYQKALNDAGLTIRHDWVIPSGLSVRDGMDAVKKIIDTGENPTAIFCATDRMAIGAMNYLQDIGYEVPGDISIVGFDDIDMCSVTRPKLSTIGYSASEMGMTAARQLIRLIKGEKVKGHTEIPHHFKERESVRSLT is encoded by the coding sequence GTGGGCACTACGATCAAAGATATTGCTAAGTTGGCCGGAGTATCCTTTTCAACGGTATCCAGAGTGATAAATAACAGCAAACCCGTCAATGAAGAATTGCGAAAACGCGTTCTTGACGTCATTGAGCAAACGAATTTTCGTCCCAATGCGTTTGCAAGGGGGCTTGTCAAAAATAAATCCAATACGTTGTGCATTATTCTGTCCCAAATTCGAAACACGGTTTTTGATGAAATGATCGATGGGGTTTATACCATCGCTAAAATGTATGGGTATGAAATCATGCTCAGGATCACGGAAATAAATGAAGATGATGATTTTAATTTCATGAATATATTTAAAGAGAAGCAAGCGGATGGAATTATCATCGGATTCCTTTACAACCCTGCGCATCTCGATATGATTGAGGACTGCGGCATCCCTTGCGTTCTTATCGGACAAGAATTAGTTTCCGAATCAATTCCTTCTGTGCATGTAGATAACTTTACCGCATCCTATGAAGCGGTTTCTTATTTAATTCAAAAAGGCCACCGCAAGATTGGGATGATTCGAGGGCTACCGCAAGAAACCGAGACTGGAGTAAAGAGGTTTCAGGGTTATCAGAAAGCTTTGAACGACGCTGGCTTGACTATACGCCACGACTGGGTAATTCCTTCAGGATTGTCGGTGCGGGACGGGATGGATGCTGTTAAAAAAATCATCGATACCGGAGAAAACCCGACGGCGATTTTTTGCGCAACCGATAGAATGGCGATCGGCGCAATGAATTACTTACAGGATATCGGGTACGAAGTGCCTGGAGATATTTCGATCGTAGGTTTTGACGATATTGATATGTGCTCGGTAACCCGTCCTAAATTATCTACAATCGGATACTCCGCGAGCGAAATGGGTATGACAGCCGCACGGCAATTGATTAGACTCATCAAAGGGGAGAAAGTCAAAGGACATACGGAAATTCCGCATCACTTCAAGGAAAGAGAAAGTGTGCGATCCTTAACATGA
- a CDS encoding malate:quinone oxidoreductase: protein MSDRKTKTDVILIGAGIMSATLGTLLKELVPEWEITVFEKLEKAGEESSNEWNNAGTGHAALCELNYTVENSDGSIDISKAIKINEQFQLSMQFWSYLVNRKLIRNPQDFIMPLPHLSMVQGEQNVTFLKKRFEALSNNPLFQGMEFSDDPGKLMEWIPLIIQDRPCNEPIAATKIDSGTDVNFGALTRILFDHLKSKNVDIKYKHSVDNMKRTSDGSWELKVRNDSGNVERHTTKFVFIGGGGGSLHLLQKSGIPEGKHIGGFPVSGIFMVCNNPDVIAQHHAKVYGKAKVGAPPMSVPHLDTRFIDNKKSLLFGPFAGFSSKFLKTGSKFDLVTSVKPNNLVTLLSAGAKNMSLTKYLIEQVMLSKEKRMEELREFIPNAKSEDWDLVVAGQRVQIIKDTEAGGKGTLQFGTEVISAADGSIAALLGASPGASTAVHVMLEVIKKCFPQHMKEWEPKIKEMIPSYGVSLLKNPELIHEIQTSTARTLGLSENYELFSV, encoded by the coding sequence ATGAGCGACAGAAAAACTAAAACAGATGTCATCTTAATTGGTGCCGGAATCATGAGTGCGACTCTAGGGACACTTTTGAAAGAATTAGTACCGGAATGGGAAATTACAGTATTTGAGAAGCTTGAAAAGGCAGGAGAGGAAAGTTCTAACGAATGGAATAATGCAGGAACAGGGCATGCGGCACTATGCGAGCTTAACTACACTGTCGAAAATTCAGACGGATCTATAGATATTAGTAAAGCTATCAAAATTAATGAACAGTTTCAGCTTTCAATGCAGTTTTGGTCTTATCTTGTAAACAGAAAGCTGATCCGTAATCCGCAGGACTTTATCATGCCATTGCCTCATTTGAGTATGGTACAAGGCGAACAGAATGTAACGTTTTTAAAGAAACGTTTTGAAGCATTGTCCAATAATCCTCTGTTTCAAGGGATGGAATTTTCTGATGACCCTGGAAAACTGATGGAATGGATACCGCTTATTATTCAAGATCGTCCTTGTAATGAACCTATAGCGGCAACAAAAATCGACTCGGGAACTGATGTCAACTTTGGTGCTTTAACGCGCATTTTATTTGACCATTTAAAGAGCAAAAATGTCGATATCAAATACAAACATAGCGTTGATAATATGAAACGTACTAGTGATGGCTCGTGGGAATTGAAAGTACGAAACGATAGCGGTAACGTCGAACGCCATACCACAAAATTTGTCTTTATCGGAGGCGGGGGAGGAAGCCTTCATTTACTGCAAAAATCCGGTATTCCTGAAGGAAAACATATTGGAGGATTCCCGGTAAGCGGAATATTTATGGTGTGTAATAATCCGGATGTTATAGCGCAGCATCATGCAAAAGTATACGGCAAAGCTAAGGTTGGAGCTCCTCCAATGTCCGTTCCACATCTTGACACAAGATTTATCGACAATAAAAAATCGTTGCTATTTGGACCGTTTGCCGGCTTCTCTTCAAAGTTTTTAAAAACCGGTTCAAAGTTTGATCTGGTAACTTCCGTAAAACCGAATAATCTCGTAACGTTGTTATCGGCAGGTGCTAAAAACATGTCATTGACAAAATACCTGATCGAGCAAGTTATGTTATCGAAAGAAAAGCGCATGGAAGAGTTACGAGAATTTATCCCGAACGCCAAAAGCGAGGATTGGGATTTAGTTGTAGCGGGCCAACGGGTGCAAATTATTAAAGATACTGAAGCTGGCGGCAAAGGTACACTTCAATTTGGTACGGAAGTTATTAGTGCCGCTGATGGCTCGATTGCAGCATTACTAGGTGCTTCTCCAGGTGCTTCTACTGCTGTTCACGTTATGCTTGAGGTCATTAAAAAATGCTTCCCGCAACATATGAAAGAGTGGGAACCGAAAATAAAAGAAATGATTCCTTCTTATGGCGTGTCACTATTGAAAAACCCAGAGCTTATCCACGAAATTCAAACTTCGACAGCGCGGACGCTTGGTCTAAGCGAAAACTATGAGCTGTTTTCTGTTTAG
- a CDS encoding DUF6376 family protein, whose protein sequence is MKMKLVLILVVAAVLTGCSVVEQIDRSVNYTSEATTYVAQAAEFARKLPDMAQQAANDPEVKEKLVAELEAMKQWVAEFNALEAPAIAADVHAKLQEYNATLQQDIDQVLNGLLNDIPAVQAVRDSQIVQTLTEITRLVEQINNLGG, encoded by the coding sequence ATGAAAATGAAGCTCGTGCTCATTCTGGTAGTCGCAGCGGTACTGACGGGGTGCTCGGTGGTCGAGCAGATCGACCGATCGGTTAACTATACGAGCGAAGCTACAACGTATGTGGCTCAGGCAGCTGAGTTTGCCCGGAAGCTGCCTGACATGGCGCAGCAGGCTGCGAACGATCCTGAGGTGAAGGAAAAGCTGGTTGCGGAGCTGGAAGCCATGAAGCAGTGGGTGGCGGAATTCAACGCGCTGGAAGCGCCTGCTATCGCTGCGGATGTCCATGCCAAGCTGCAGGAATACAACGCGACGTTGCAGCAAGATATCGATCAAGTGCTGAACGGATTGCTGAACGATATCCCGGCGGTACAGGCGGTTAGGGATTCCCAGATCGTGCAGACGCTGACGGAAATTACACGGCTGGTGGAGCAGATCAACAATTTGGGCGGGTAA
- a CDS encoding helix-turn-helix domain-containing protein — protein MQITFQFRLYPTHKQEEKMNRTIGYPEYKEVHSQVLQDCLQRLDDAYQRFFRGEAGYPRYKSADRYVSFT, from the coding sequence ATGCAAATCACCTTTCAGTTTCGCCTTTACCCAACACACAAACAGGAAGAAAAAATGAATCGAACGATTGGTTACCCCGAATATAAGGAAGTCCATTCGCAAGTGCTGCAAGATTGTCTGCAGCGGCTGGATGACGCCTATCAACGTTTCTTCCGCGGTGAAGCCGGATATCCCCGCTACAAGTCGGCAGACCGGTACGTCTCCTTCACCTAG
- a CDS encoding DUF817 domain-containing protein: protein MKPIIQLLHFGYHQAMSCIFPIAIFGTLALSSVIEVPFVYRYDAILFILLTVQYLMYRSGLETRDEIKVICIFHCIGLLLEIYKVRMGSWSYPEPGLTKLLGVPLYSGFMYASVASFMCQVWRRLKMDMTGWPGLTSAGLLGGAIYLNFFTHHFIPDFRWWLTALVLIVFWRTWIIYRVRTITYRMPLILAFFIVGFFIWLAENIATFFNAWKYPEQYQAWQLVSFSKISSWFLLVIISVIIVAQLKHVKASRKTNDSWSSKD, encoded by the coding sequence TTGAAACCAATAATACAACTACTGCATTTTGGCTATCATCAGGCGATGAGTTGCATATTTCCTATTGCGATCTTTGGGACTTTAGCTCTTTCTAGCGTAATAGAGGTGCCTTTTGTTTACCGTTATGATGCCATTCTTTTTATACTGCTTACCGTGCAGTACCTCATGTACCGGAGTGGATTAGAGACACGCGATGAAATTAAAGTTATCTGTATATTTCACTGTATTGGTTTATTGCTGGAAATATATAAGGTAAGGATGGGATCATGGTCATACCCTGAGCCCGGGCTTACGAAGTTACTCGGTGTACCGCTCTATAGCGGATTTATGTATGCAAGTGTCGCAAGCTTTATGTGTCAGGTATGGCGTAGACTGAAGATGGACATGACCGGCTGGCCGGGGCTTACTTCTGCGGGATTACTAGGAGGAGCCATCTATCTGAACTTTTTCACGCATCATTTCATTCCTGACTTTCGTTGGTGGCTGACGGCGCTTGTGCTCATTGTCTTTTGGAGAACATGGATCATATATCGAGTACGGACCATTACTTATCGAATGCCCTTGATACTGGCTTTTTTCATCGTCGGTTTTTTCATCTGGTTAGCCGAAAATATAGCTACATTTTTTAATGCTTGGAAATATCCTGAACAGTACCAAGCCTGGCAACTGGTTAGTTTCAGTAAGATCAGTTCATGGTTCCTTTTGGTAATCATTAGCGTCATTATTGTTGCCCAGCTTAAACATGTTAAAGCTAGCCGGAAAACGAATGATTCATGGTCCAGCAAAGATTAA